A region of the Elusimicrobiota bacterium genome:
AATGAACAAGATATTTACTTTCACTAACACGCAGAAAATACTGGAATTTCTGGCAAAATACCCGGGACATCAGTTCCTCGCTACAGAAATTCAAGACAATATTAAAATAAGCAAGGGCGGGCTTAATCAGTCTCTACGGGAACTGGCAAAAGAAGGCTTGGTTCATAGACTAAAAAAAGGAAAGATATTCTTATATTCTTTAAATCATTCCAATCCGATTGTTAAGCAATTCAAAATATTAAAGAATATTGAATCACTGATACCTTTAACAAACAAGCTTGGTGCAATTTCTGAAAAGATAGTGCTTTTTGGCAGTTCCGCACGGGGAGAAGATTCTTTTGAGAGCGATGTTGACTTGTTTGTTCTTACGAAGAATCCGGAAGAAGTAAACGAAGCAACAAGTAAATTAAAATTAGAAAGAAAACTGCAGCTTGTAGTGCGTACTCCGGTCAGTTATTCCAGCATGGGAAAAAAGGAACCCGTTTTTTTTGAAGAAATAAACAGGGGGTTAACCATTTGGGAGAAGAAGGAATGAATGCGGAATTTCAGGACTGCCTGAAAAGAAAAAAGATACAAGAATTTTCAAGAGGCGAGGCATTAATAGAAAAAGAAATTAAAACCGCCGGGCAAGATCTTGCTTCAGCAAAAGAAAGTTCAGGTTCCAAAAACTTTAAATGGTCTACAATTCAGTCGTATTATGCGATGTTTCATTCGGCAAGAGCTTTATTGTTTCTTGAGAATTTCAGGGGAAAAAAGCCACCACTGTCTGATAATTGCGCTTAGAGCTTTATACGTTGACAAAAAACTCCTGCAAGCAAGCCTCGTTGAAAGCCTTCAGAAAGCAAAACTCCTTAGAGAAAATGCTGATTATTATGATGATTGGTCTGAAAGTTCAGCAAAATCTTTAATTAGAGCTGCAGAACAGTTTTTAGATATCAGCAAGAAATTGATCTTAGATAATAAAAGCAAATAGATCAGCTCGTTTTGCTTACAACGAGAAAGTATTAAAACTTACAAAAAATGAGATTTTGACCATGCAACTCACCGGAACCAATCTTCTAAAGGACAGTAGTCAGTAGATAGTAGGCAGTAGGCAGAGGAAACAACAAAGACTGGATTCCCGATTACTACTTCGGGAATGACCCCTGCTGTTTTGATGCTCAAAACAAGATGCAGTGGCAGGCAAACTTGGGACTACGGAAGGGCAAGGTTTAATAGCGCGCTAATCACGGACCTGCCCCGATAGATATAAAAAGAGTATCTCACGGGGTAAAAAACGATTTTCAGTAAAATGGATGTTGGGAAAATAGTAAATCTTGTATAGCAAGACATGATTAAAAAACATTATATCAAATAGGGTATAATAGTTAGATTTCGTAAAATATTTATACCTTTTAGGGTATAATTTGTATAAATTTATAGATTTTTATACCCTATATGATATATCTTTTATAAAAAGTACTTGACATTATATCATTTAGGGTATATAATATTAGCTGGATAAACCCAGATTTTTCAATAGAAAAATCTGCACATAGTGCCGCACCATTAAAAAGCACTGAAAAATGAAGAGCTTAAATTGAGTGTCGGATGGAAATCTTGCGAACATTTTTCTTGAATACGTTATAAATGGTGCGGGGTTAACCCCGCACGCCGCGGCGCGCTGTCCCTTCGGGACAAATTTTGCAATCTGTTGCAAAATTTGGGATAAAGATATTGAGGTGAAAAAATGGAAATAGGAAAAAAAATTAAAGAGCTGAGGAAAGAAGCCGGCCTTACTCAAAGAGAATTTGCCACCAGAGTTGGGTTGGGGCTGAGGACTATTAGAGATCTGGAACAAGGCAAGAAATCCGCAAGAATGGATAAAGTCAACCAAATCCTGGCATTTTTTGGATATCATTTGGAGGCGGTAAAGAATGATAAAAAGTTATAGGAAGGCCTCTGTTTTTTTCAATGGTATTTTTGCAGGAATTATAGAAGAGACTGAAGGCGGATATAAATTCGGTTATGCCTCAAACTATGTTTCCAATGGCAGACAATTATCCGTTTCTTTGCCATTAAGATTAGAGCCCTATGAAAGCGATTCTTTTTTTAGTTTTTTTGAGGGGTTGCTTCCAGAAGGTTGGTATCTGGAAATTGTTTCAAAAAAATTTCACCTAGATAAGAATGATCTTTTTGGCTTATTGATTGCTACGTGCAAGGATACACCCGGGGCAGTTTCCATTGAGGAGATAAAATGACTTCATGCAGAATATGCGGCGATAATATTCAGAATAATAGTCAATATCACGATTATTGTTTGAAGAAGCTCTTTGGGGTTGATTATGTTCCGGGTTTTGATGTCTCGCTCCCTGAAATTTCGTTGAAAGCACAAGAGTCCGCGGGTAAGCTTTCTATATCGGGAATGCAGCCAAAGCTTTCCGTTAAATTAAACACAAGGTCCCGTATGCTCGAGGTTTATCCCGAGCACGGCGAATATATATTAAAGCCCCAGACGCAGTCTTTTCAGCACCTGCCGGAAAATGAAAATCTGTGTATGACAATAGCAGCACTAATGGGAATTGAAGTGCCGCCTCACGGCCTTATTAAATTAAAAGATAATACAAACGCCTATATGGTCAGAAGGTATGATAGAGAGAAAAAGAAAAAAATCCATCAGGAAAACTTCTTTCAAATATTGGGCATTAAAGATAAATATAGCGCATCGCATGAGGAAGTTGGCAGAAAGCTAAAAGAGATTTCAAATATTCCGGGGCTAGATGCCCAATTATTTTATGAGAGAGTATTATTTAATTTTATAATTGGAAACGGTGATGCGCATTTAAAAAATTTTTCTGTTATTTATACTGAAACAGGTGCAATTCGCCTGGCGCCGGCTTATGACATTGTTTGTTCTAAACTGGTAATTCGTGACGAAGAAGATTTCGCTCTCACTTTAAATGGAAAGAAAAATAAAATAACCGGAAAGGATTTTATCCAATTTATCACCTATCTGGATATTCCGGAAAGAGCCGTTCGGAATAAATTCTTGGATAAGAAAAATGTTTTTATTGAACAAATCAATAACTCCGAATTAACCTCCGAAGAAAAACGGTCCATGACTAACATCATAAGTGAGCGTTTTAATAGAGTTAATTGGGAATAAAATCAAACCAACTCCGCCTGCCCCGCTGATTTGGTTTCAAAGAAACCATGCGGGGGGGTTGGTTTGGTGATATCACTGTGACTATGGAACCATGGAAGAAGCGAAATCTTTAAGATCACAAATTGTGATTTCAAAAATGACGGATATTGATAGAAATTTTGAAATAATAAAATGTATTTGGTAGAATATGTCCTGCTCAGTTAAAGAAAGCCATTCAACCTGCGAGGTTGTACGGCAAGGAAAGGATTATTATGCGGTGGATGCTGAGATCAAAAATATTCAGAGCAATAGTAACAGAAGCCAACGTTAACTACAAAGGAAGCATTACTATTGACGAAGAACTGATAGAAAAAGCCGGATTTTGGCCGGGCGAAAAAGTGCTGGTTGTAAGCAATACGACCGGAAATCGCCTTGAAACATACGTTATTGTTGGAAAGCGCGGTTCGGGCACGGTTTGCATGAACGGGGCGGCGGCTCATTTAATAAAAAAAGGCGAAGAAGTTATTATAATGGGTTTTGAACTTACAGATAAACCTATTAAAGCCACATCCATTAAGGTAGACAAAAATAACAAGTTTACCGGTTATTTAAAATAGGGCTTATGAAAAACTTGTCAGCCCCTTGATTACACCGATTATTATTAGATTTCACAGATTACTTTAACGGCAAAATCAATGTAATCTATCTTTTATCAGTATAATCAGAGTTTAATGAAAATATTTTTCAGTAAACACTAAAATAATGCCACGCATATTATTCCTCTACGCAACCGACCATTCAGGCCACAAGAGAGCAGCTGATGCAATCCAAAAGAGTCTGTTATTTCACAATCCGCATTTAGAAACTTCTAGTATAGGTTTTTTTTCTCATCATTATCCGATTTTAGGACCCTTTCTGTTTAAACTATATGTAGACCTGATGCGTTCGGTTCCGAATATTTGGGATTATCTTTATAACAGCGAAGATATAGCTTCCCTGACCAAAGAACTCGGACGTTTTTTTGCTTCATTCAACGTTTCAAAAGTAACCCAGATTCTTTCAAAAACAAAACCTGACGTAATCGTGTGCACTCAAGCAATTCCGTGCAGTTTTATCGCTCACGAAAAGAAAAAAGGCGAAATCCGCATACCTTTAATTGCCGTAATAACAGATTTTGTGGCTAATCCCTATTGGCCGAATCACGATGTGGATTGCTACTGCGTACCGGATGAAGAAATTAAACTGCAGCTTATGAAAAAGAATATAAACGAAAAACGAATATATGTAACGGGCATACCCGTTGATAATTCATTCATAAGAAAAATTCCTAAATATGAGGCAAGGGCCAAGTTAGGCTTGAATCCTTATATGAATACAATCCTGATGATGGGCGGAAACCAAGGGCTGGGGAAGATCCTTAAAGCTGTAAAAAAATTAATAAAGTCAAAAAATAATCTGCAGTTCATAATTGCTACGGGTTATAACGAAAAGCTTTATAAAAAGTTAAAAAAAGTTTGTTCGCGGAACAAAAATATTTTAGTACTGGGGCATCAGAAAAATGTTTCTCGGTTGATGGATGCCGCAGATTTTTTAATAAGCAAGCCGGGAGGGCTGACTTCTTCTGAAGCTCTTGTAAAACTTTTGCCTATGATTATTCTTTCGCCTTTGCCGGGGCAGGAACAAAAAAATGCATTTTATTTAAAGAAACACGGTGTTGCGGAATTATGCAAAAATGTAAGAAATCTAAGTCAAATAGTAGTAAATTTCTATAAAAATAAAAACAAAATTATCAGGTTCCAAAGGAACGCGCTTGCTATCAGCCATCCTTATGCAAGCAATCAAATAGCTGAGCAAATAATTAAATTTATTAATCATAAAAATATAGCTTTTCGTTATCAAACTCATCATTAATTCGGTAAATTTAGTGCCTTGCAATGCTTAATAATAATATGCTATATTTTAATTCATTAAAAATGTATTACTTTGAAGATTTGTTTACAAAACAGGAGAAAGTCGCGGGGCTTGCCCGCCCTGTTTCGACAAGCTCAACATCCCGAGCAAAGTCGAGGGACTGCACCCTGGAATACTTTTCTTTACTTGCCTAAAGAAAAGTATTCAAAAGAAATGCACCCCGTGAGCTCCGCCGCGGCGGACTTCCGCATTCTTTATTTAAGGCGGTTTTTCAATGGTTCGGCAGGCTCACCATCCTGAGCTTGTCGAAGGACTCGCCCCTTCGGCTTCCGCCAGGATGGGGCTCAAACACGAAAAACCGAAGACTTCCTTAAAAATGCTCAACTCATAAGCGGCTCAATGGGAAAAAACTTTAAAAACGACTTTTAGATTATACGCATAAATCAAAAAATAATGAAGTCCTAAGGATCAAAAATGTCTTTATCCAGTCCGGAAGAAATAAGATGTCCTTGCGGGGAGGTTTTTGAGGCGGATATCTGGAATTCTATAAATGCCGTTGAAGATCCTGAACTAAAAGACGAGATAATAAACGGAGAAATAAATATTGTAAGCTGTCCGAGATGCGGGCAGATTTTCTACGCAGAGCATTTCCTCCTTTATCACGATTCCGAAAATGAATTACTCGCCTTTGTATATCCTTCAAGTTTTGTAGCTGATGCGGAACACTGGCAAAAGAAAATGGAAGAGGATTTCAAGAAAGCTACGGAAGAGATTATGCCGGAAGGAACAATGTCTTATAAATCCATTCTTATGTTCGGCCTTGATTCGCTTGTTGACTTAATTAGAGATGAACAGGAATTGGAA
Encoded here:
- a CDS encoding nucleotidyltransferase domain-containing protein; translated protein: MNKIFTFTNTQKILEFLAKYPGHQFLATEIQDNIKISKGGLNQSLRELAKEGLVHRLKKGKIFLYSLNHSNPIVKQFKILKNIESLIPLTNKLGAISEKIVLFGSSARGEDSFESDVDLFVLTKNPEEVNEATSKLKLERKLQLVVRTPVSYSSMGKKEPVFFEEINRGLTIWEKKE
- a CDS encoding HEPN domain-containing protein, which encodes MNAEFQDCLKRKKIQEFSRGEALIEKEIKTAGQDLASAKESSGSKNFKWSTIQSYYAMFHSARALLFLENFRGKKPPLSDNCA
- a CDS encoding HEPN domain-containing protein; protein product: MRCFIRQELYCFLRISGEKSHHCLIIALRALYVDKKLLQASLVESLQKAKLLRENADYYDDWSESSAKSLIRAAEQFLDISKKLILDNKSK
- a CDS encoding type II toxin-antitoxin system Y4mF family antitoxin, which encodes MEIGKKIKELRKEAGLTQREFATRVGLGLRTIRDLEQGKKSARMDKVNQILAFFGYHLEAVKNDKKL
- a CDS encoding HipA N-terminal domain-containing protein → MIKSYRKASVFFNGIFAGIIEETEGGYKFGYASNYVSNGRQLSVSLPLRLEPYESDSFFSFFEGLLPEGWYLEIVSKKFHLDKNDLFGLLIATCKDTPGAVSIEEIK
- a CDS encoding HipA domain-containing protein translates to MTSCRICGDNIQNNSQYHDYCLKKLFGVDYVPGFDVSLPEISLKAQESAGKLSISGMQPKLSVKLNTRSRMLEVYPEHGEYILKPQTQSFQHLPENENLCMTIAALMGIEVPPHGLIKLKDNTNAYMVRRYDREKKKKIHQENFFQILGIKDKYSASHEEVGRKLKEISNIPGLDAQLFYERVLFNFIIGNGDAHLKNFSVIYTETGAIRLAPAYDIVCSKLVIRDEEDFALTLNGKKNKITGKDFIQFITYLDIPERAVRNKFLDKKNVFIEQINNSELTSEEKRSMTNIISERFNRVNWE
- a CDS encoding aspartate 1-decarboxylase codes for the protein MRWMLRSKIFRAIVTEANVNYKGSITIDEELIEKAGFWPGEKVLVVSNTTGNRLETYVIVGKRGSGTVCMNGAAAHLIKKGEEVIIMGFELTDKPIKATSIKVDKNNKFTGYLK
- a CDS encoding glycosyltransferase, with product MPRILFLYATDHSGHKRAADAIQKSLLFHNPHLETSSIGFFSHHYPILGPFLFKLYVDLMRSVPNIWDYLYNSEDIASLTKELGRFFASFNVSKVTQILSKTKPDVIVCTQAIPCSFIAHEKKKGEIRIPLIAVITDFVANPYWPNHDVDCYCVPDEEIKLQLMKKNINEKRIYVTGIPVDNSFIRKIPKYEARAKLGLNPYMNTILMMGGNQGLGKILKAVKKLIKSKNNLQFIIATGYNEKLYKKLKKVCSRNKNILVLGHQKNVSRLMDAADFLISKPGGLTSSEALVKLLPMIILSPLPGQEQKNAFYLKKHGVAELCKNVRNLSQIVVNFYKNKNKIIRFQRNALAISHPYASNQIAEQIIKFINHKNIAFRYQTHH
- a CDS encoding CpXC domain-containing protein, translating into MSLSSPEEIRCPCGEVFEADIWNSINAVEDPELKDEIINGEINIVSCPRCGQIFYAEHFLLYHDSENELLAFVYPSSFVADAEHWQKKMEEDFKKATEEIMPEGTMSYKSILMFGLDSLVDLIRDEQELEDESSVLKYFAESFDLSIITIKPYFARINKIPRTLPVSKAKGLDMRAEIIEGIKVLLKHNSLLSHYENFLKVIENNPDWQLDKSFIAGGENKKAKKHSK